A segment of the Prochlorococcus marinus str. SB genome:
AAAATATATCCAGAAGTTTTAGAAAAATCCCCGATGTAAATCTTAATGCTAATACACCAATTACTGCTCCAAATATAATTAATATATACTGATCGCTTATAGCCACTGCAGTAGTAATACTGTCTATGGAAAAAGCAAAATCAGTAATTGAAAGAAGTGCTACAACTCTTAAGAACCTAAAATTATTATTTTTATTTTCTTTACCATTTTCAGCGTTGTCTATATCTGAATTTAAAAAAACATTAGAGAAGAATAAATAAATTAAATAAAAACCTGCAAAAACTCTTATGAGAATAAACTTTAGAAGAACATTAGATAATATGATTAGAATAATTCTAAATAATAAAGATATTGTTATGCCAATATTTAAGGCTCTTGACCTTAATTCTGAACTATCGAGGGATTTTGTAAGAGAAGCTAATGCTACAGCATTATCTGCCGATAATAATAATTCTAGAGCAATTAATATTGGTAAAAGTGTAAAGATTTCGTACCAACTGTCTACCTGATCTAGTGTGGGTATAAAAGAATTTATTGCGGCTGAATCCATCAAATATTATTCACAATCAGTATAAAATCTAATATAATGTATCGGATATTTGTAATCAAGATTGATAGTTATAAATGAGTTTAAATACTTTAGTTGATTATATTTCGAACTCACAAATTACTTCTGAATTAATAAAAAGAATTTCAAAAAGTAATGAATTA
Coding sequences within it:
- a CDS encoding TerC family protein, whose protein sequence is MDSAAINSFIPTLDQVDSWYEIFTLLPILIALELLLSADNAVALASLTKSLDSSELRSRALNIGITISLLFRIILIILSNVLLKFILIRVFAGFYLIYLFFSNVFLNSDIDNAENGKENKNNNFRFLRVVALLSITDFAFSIDSITTAVAISDQYILIIFGAVIGVLALRFTSGIFLKLLDIFSRLETAGYVAILIVGIKLLLNTLIKESILPDYYFYFLILFAFIWGFSKKESKT